The Oryzias latipes chromosome 4, ASM223467v1 genome includes a window with the following:
- the LOC101171480 gene encoding uncharacterized protein LOC101171480 isoform X2, which yields MRRRTPRPAASERPFRFTGYDLQYTRLQSHDGGVELDMKNSSHGRIYNHIVDASQELSRLESENMADQSSDSFSSSDTTGEPLQSMCKNETFGSTSWLAVENSDASGSSLKSGWSSFSQMDPQPEDEDETLQMSLSSHGCSLGQVYPSMVRRIERAWHTQNVSQAADTVLRKYRRWRQQPPRSVLNNTFDVSSSDDSQNHRSRRPLFPKGSSTLSNLQNGSSAQTLSGLREGQAHLPSPVRREKPPILVMDFSEPSAPVDVSLNETFIVLSPAKPAPVSTYSFRHSQPCSPAPKSPLHPSSLKKPSFSLRSSQMAPFLPFPVETRAEVCSSPVRQSPLKDRKTNFRSSFSFSRNPEDSIESARPSFLSSPLKRPDVPPRRLYPEDPHQPQTYSPRSSGPKDGRRQFRRHLSFDSSQPRAASDSPQKIDEDFLKLYHKFVCQNKMASSHAPPCRLCVRSSVASRCRSSLALAALALSPHRPIFRKRHWELGCDTSPQSKRLREESCTLSPGSKHHRREMLRRWPVPSPQELLSRAPYTPSKRGPSQSRAFSAANSPVKLFY from the exons ATGCGGCGGCGGACACCGCGGCCTGCAGCGTCCGAGCGGCCATTCCGATTTACCGGCTATGACCTCCAG TATACGAGACTTCAGTCGCATGATGGAGGAGTGGAACTGGATATGAAGAATTCCAGTCATGGGA GGATCTACAACCACATTGTAGATGCATCACAAGAGCTGAGCAGGCTGGAGTCCGAG AACATGGCTGACCAGAGCAGTGATTCATTTAGCT CCTCTGACACAACAGGAGAGCCGCTGCAATCCATGTGTAAAAATGAGACTTTTGGCTCCACCAGCTGGTTAGCTGTGGAAAATAGTG ACGCCAGCGGCAGCTCACTGAAGTCGGGTTGGAGCAGCTTCTCCCAGATGGATCCCCAGCCGGAGGATGAAGACGAGACGCTGCAGATGTCTTTGAGCAGTCATGGCTGCTCTCTGGGGCAGGTCTACCCCAGCATGGTCAGGAGAATAGAGAGAGCTTGGCACACGCAGAACGTTTCTCAGGCCGCCGACACCGTGCTGAGGAAGTACCGCAGGTGGCGGCAGCAGCCACCAAGAAGCGTTCTCAACAACACTTTTGATGTGAGCTCCTCTGATGACAGCCAGAACCACAGGAGCAGGAGGCCGCTGTTCCCAAAAGGCTCCAGCACCCTGTCAAATCttcagaacggttcttctgcaCAGACTCTGTCCGGTCTCCGCGAGGGTCAAGCACACCTGCCGTCTCCTGTCAGGAGAGAGAAGCCTCCCATTCTTGTGATGGATTTTTCTGAACCCTCTGCACCAGTGGACGTCTCTCTGAATGAGACTTTTATCGTGCTGTCTCCCGCCAAACCAGCGCCTGTTTCCACGTACAGCTTCAGGCATTCTCAGCCTTGCAGTCCTGCTCCTAAATCCCCCCTGCATCCCTCCAGCCTGAAAAAGCCTTCGTTTTCTCTACGCTCCTCACAGATGGCTCCTTTCCTCCCATTTCCTGTCGAGACTAGAGCTGAAGTCTGCAGCTCCCCAGTCAGGCAGAGTCCTTTGAAGGATAGGAAGACAAACTTCCGATCCTCCTTTTCCTTCTCCAGAAACCCTGAAGACTCCATAGAATCAGCGAGGCCTTCGTTTCTTTCTTCTCCTCTTAAGAGGCCTGACGTGCCACCAAGGAGGCTCTATCCAGAGGATCCCCATCAGCCTCAGACCTACTCTCCTCGCTCATCTGGCCCTAAAGATGGCCGGCGCCAGTTCAGGCGACATCTCTCCTTCGACTCCTCCCAGCCCCGCGCCGCTTCCGACTCCCCACAGAAGATCGACGAAGATTTTCTGAAACTTTACCACAAGTTTGTGTGTCAGAACAAGATGGCGTCCTCGCACGCCCCTCCATGCCGCCTCTGTGTTCGCAGCTCCGTGGCCAGCAGGTGTCGCTCTTCTTTAGCTCTCGCTGCTCTTGCCTTGTCGCCGCACAGACCCATCTTCAGGAAGCGCCACTGGGAGCTGGGATGTGACACCAGCCCCCAGTCCAAACGCCTCCGGGAGGAGAGCTGCACCCTTTCCCCCGGGTCCAAACATCACAGGAGAGAGATGCTGCGGCGTTGGCCCGTGCCGTCTCCCCAGGAGCTGCTGAGCAGGGCCCCTTACACTCCCTCCAAACGGGGCCCGTCACAGAGCAGAGCTTTCTCTGCAGCAAACAGTCCCGTCAAGCTCTTCTACTAA
- the LOC101171480 gene encoding uncharacterized protein LOC101171480 isoform X1: MLPSSNLSENARVFMKSIERIIDKYTRLQSHDGGVELDMKNSSHGRIYNHIVDASQELSRLESENMADQSSDSFSSSDTTGEPLQSMCKNETFGSTSWLAVENSDASGSSLKSGWSSFSQMDPQPEDEDETLQMSLSSHGCSLGQVYPSMVRRIERAWHTQNVSQAADTVLRKYRRWRQQPPRSVLNNTFDVSSSDDSQNHRSRRPLFPKGSSTLSNLQNGSSAQTLSGLREGQAHLPSPVRREKPPILVMDFSEPSAPVDVSLNETFIVLSPAKPAPVSTYSFRHSQPCSPAPKSPLHPSSLKKPSFSLRSSQMAPFLPFPVETRAEVCSSPVRQSPLKDRKTNFRSSFSFSRNPEDSIESARPSFLSSPLKRPDVPPRRLYPEDPHQPQTYSPRSSGPKDGRRQFRRHLSFDSSQPRAASDSPQKIDEDFLKLYHKFVCQNKMASSHAPPCRLCVRSSVASRCRSSLALAALALSPHRPIFRKRHWELGCDTSPQSKRLREESCTLSPGSKHHRREMLRRWPVPSPQELLSRAPYTPSKRGPSQSRAFSAANSPVKLFY, encoded by the exons ATGCTGCCTTCTTCCAATTTATCGGAAAATGCCCGCGTGTTTATGAAGTCAATCGAAAGAATCATAGACAAG TATACGAGACTTCAGTCGCATGATGGAGGAGTGGAACTGGATATGAAGAATTCCAGTCATGGGA GGATCTACAACCACATTGTAGATGCATCACAAGAGCTGAGCAGGCTGGAGTCCGAG AACATGGCTGACCAGAGCAGTGATTCATTTAGCT CCTCTGACACAACAGGAGAGCCGCTGCAATCCATGTGTAAAAATGAGACTTTTGGCTCCACCAGCTGGTTAGCTGTGGAAAATAGTG ACGCCAGCGGCAGCTCACTGAAGTCGGGTTGGAGCAGCTTCTCCCAGATGGATCCCCAGCCGGAGGATGAAGACGAGACGCTGCAGATGTCTTTGAGCAGTCATGGCTGCTCTCTGGGGCAGGTCTACCCCAGCATGGTCAGGAGAATAGAGAGAGCTTGGCACACGCAGAACGTTTCTCAGGCCGCCGACACCGTGCTGAGGAAGTACCGCAGGTGGCGGCAGCAGCCACCAAGAAGCGTTCTCAACAACACTTTTGATGTGAGCTCCTCTGATGACAGCCAGAACCACAGGAGCAGGAGGCCGCTGTTCCCAAAAGGCTCCAGCACCCTGTCAAATCttcagaacggttcttctgcaCAGACTCTGTCCGGTCTCCGCGAGGGTCAAGCACACCTGCCGTCTCCTGTCAGGAGAGAGAAGCCTCCCATTCTTGTGATGGATTTTTCTGAACCCTCTGCACCAGTGGACGTCTCTCTGAATGAGACTTTTATCGTGCTGTCTCCCGCCAAACCAGCGCCTGTTTCCACGTACAGCTTCAGGCATTCTCAGCCTTGCAGTCCTGCTCCTAAATCCCCCCTGCATCCCTCCAGCCTGAAAAAGCCTTCGTTTTCTCTACGCTCCTCACAGATGGCTCCTTTCCTCCCATTTCCTGTCGAGACTAGAGCTGAAGTCTGCAGCTCCCCAGTCAGGCAGAGTCCTTTGAAGGATAGGAAGACAAACTTCCGATCCTCCTTTTCCTTCTCCAGAAACCCTGAAGACTCCATAGAATCAGCGAGGCCTTCGTTTCTTTCTTCTCCTCTTAAGAGGCCTGACGTGCCACCAAGGAGGCTCTATCCAGAGGATCCCCATCAGCCTCAGACCTACTCTCCTCGCTCATCTGGCCCTAAAGATGGCCGGCGCCAGTTCAGGCGACATCTCTCCTTCGACTCCTCCCAGCCCCGCGCCGCTTCCGACTCCCCACAGAAGATCGACGAAGATTTTCTGAAACTTTACCACAAGTTTGTGTGTCAGAACAAGATGGCGTCCTCGCACGCCCCTCCATGCCGCCTCTGTGTTCGCAGCTCCGTGGCCAGCAGGTGTCGCTCTTCTTTAGCTCTCGCTGCTCTTGCCTTGTCGCCGCACAGACCCATCTTCAGGAAGCGCCACTGGGAGCTGGGATGTGACACCAGCCCCCAGTCCAAACGCCTCCGGGAGGAGAGCTGCACCCTTTCCCCCGGGTCCAAACATCACAGGAGAGAGATGCTGCGGCGTTGGCCCGTGCCGTCTCCCCAGGAGCTGCTGAGCAGGGCCCCTTACACTCCCTCCAAACGGGGCCCGTCACAGAGCAGAGCTTTCTCTGCAGCAAACAGTCCCGTCAAGCTCTTCTACTAA
- the aasdh gene encoding acyl-CoA synthetase family member 4 encodes MAARTLQAAVSAAASLHADRTAVVFDSGGLAPGPPASLLYRELADLSAELSCVFLSRCSPVNGVIGLYCSDDLLVPVWILGILQCPAAYMPLDPEAPALLTAQAMSQSGLTFCAVNTHLMQRFQAALSRYLTFEVCETLPKFELTLIQIRKLSFAKPEPGTQQDSHQESGCAAPLSEGGAAHRELAYVLHTSGTTGPPKTVRVPHTCIVPNILHLRSLLQMSASDVVFLASPLTFDPSVVDIFLALSSGAQLLIVPSLIKKTPRRLAGLLFKDHKVTVLQVTPSLLLRFGHRTLKEEALSPGSSLRVLALGGEACPPPALLRSWKHQENKTCIFNLYGITEVSCWACCYKIPETLLQSSDPGEVPLGAPLMDTEVEVRDELGRVVTEGEGQLFLGGGDRVCLLDGESTVVPGTMRATGDWVKIRDQQLHYQGRKDRTIKRNGKRVNLDRLQQLLLGLPEVAACALGLHSSSRLLAFVVSAGAAERRCSSSAELDLLSSVRQQSEEVRGAGGDGKRRILEQLSVLLPSHGIPDTLELLPALPVTPHGKVDMVALMTLYERQREHLGFPRGEAHKLKQRLQALWKDALGLPGDADLDEQSNFLQSGGDSLKAVRLCEDIGDGVGASTPQLLEVLLDGTFSELWRHVALLLEGCPPTSLPAKKRHADPPSDAAAKRERKPAERRAVRVVQRAGRVTGMNVRTDTRETLGDGGRRGTQSHRAVKVELSLSWASDSGRCVDASPMLLVTDGVSERPDGCRTTVFIGSHSHRVQALDLGSGTLLWERVLGDRVEASAATSSCGTLVIVGCYDGCIYFLSADSGETRWTFRTGDAVKSCPAVDGVGGLVFAGSHDGNVYALDPQAQRCVWKRHCGGGGVFSSPHLHDSPRQLYVATLAGRLLSLNPDSGDELWSYHRGVPFFSSPNSSCSGVVIGSVDENICCVAHTGELLWQCPTQGPVFSSPCFIREQRKLLCGSHDGRLYCLSAADGSVVWTFQTPGRVYSSPCVFDGCGGGALVALASTDGTVWILEAENGQMLASHALPGELFSSPVVWAGCLVIGCRNDYVYALNLTYKEDA; translated from the exons ATGGCCGCTCGGACGCTGCAGGCCGCGGTGTCCGCCGCCGCATCCCTGCATGCTGACAGGACGGCTGTGGTTTTCGACAGCGGCGGCTTGGCGCCTGGACCCCCGGCGTCGCTGCTGTATCGAGAGCTGGCGGACCTCAGCGCAGaactttcatgtgtttttctgagcagATGCTCCCCCGTCAACGGCGTTATTGGTCTGTACTGCAGTGACGACCTGCTTGTTCCTGTCTGGATCTTGGG GATCTTGCAGTGTCCTGCTGCTTATATGCCGCTGGACCCCGAAGCTCCTGCTCTCTTGACGGCTCAGGCCATGAGTCAGAGCGGACTGACGTTCTGCGCCGTGAACACCCACCTGATGCAG CGGTTCCAGGCTGCTCTCAGCAGATACCTGACCTTTGAGGTCTGCGAGACGCTGCCAAAGTTTGAGCTCACCCTGATCCAAATTCGGAAGCTGTCGTTTGCCAAGCCTGAACCTGGAACACAGCAAGACAGCCATCAGGAATCTGGCTGTGCTGCACCGTTGTCGGAGGGCGGTGCTGCTCACAGAGAGTTGGCGTATGTGCTGCACACATCTGGAACTACAGGCCCTCCCAAAACCGTGAGGGTGCCACACACCTGTATCGTTCCCAACATACTGCACCTGAG GTCTTTGCTTCAGATGAGTGCGTCTGATGTGGTTTTTCTCGCCTCCCCCTTAACCTTTGACCCCTCCGTGGTGGATATTTTTCTGGCTTTGTCCTCTGGAGCTCAGCTGCTTATCGTACCCAGCCTGATCAAGAAAACGCCCCGTCGACTCGCTGGGCTTTTGTTCAAAGACCACAAAGTTACCGTCCTCCAG GTCACCCCCTCTCTGCTCCTGCGCTTTGGCCACCGCACTTTAAAAGAGGAGGCGTTGTCGCCCGGCTCGTCCCTGCGGGTGTTGGCTCTGGGGGGGGAAGCCTGCCCGCCTCCAGCCCTGCTGAGGAGCTGGAAACACCAGGAAAATAAGACCTGCATCTTTAACCTCTACGGCATCACGGAGGTCTCCTGCTGGGCCTGCTGTTACAAAATACCAGAGACTCTGCTGCAGTCCAGCGACCC CGGAGAGGTTCCCCTCGGGGCTCCTCTGATGGACACAGAGGTGGAGGTCAGGGATGAGCTGGGCCGGGTCGTCACAGAGGGAGAAGGACAGCTGTTCCTCG GCGGAGGGGACAGGGTGTGCCTCCTGGATGGGGAAAGCACCGTGGTTCCCGGGACGATGAGAGCCACTGGAGATTGGGTGAAGATCAGAGACCAACAGCTGCACTATCAGGGCCGGAAGGACCGAACCATCAAACGGAACGGGAAACGAGTCAACTTGGACCGTCTGCAGCAG CTCCTCCTGGGTCTCCCTGAGGTGGCAGCCTGTGCGCTGGGCCTCCACAGCAGCTCTCGACTCCTTGCTTTTGTTGTGAGCGCCGGGGCGGCTGAGCgccgctgctcctcctctgctgaGCTGGACCTGCTCTCCTCTGTCAGACAGCAGTCCGAGGAGGTCAGAGGAGCCGGCGGAGATGGAAAGAGGCGGATTCTGGAGCAGCTGTCTGTGCTGCTGCCTTCTCATGGCATCCCTGACACGCTGGAGCTCCTACCAGCTTTACCCGTGACTCCTCATG ggaAAGTAGACATGGTGGCTCTGATGACATTATATGAAAGACAGAGGGAGCATTTAGGATTTCCAAGAGGAGAGGCCCACAAACTGAAGCAGCGTCTTCAGGCGTTATGGAAG GATGCATTAGGTCTGCCTGGAGATGCAGACTTGGACGAGCAGTCGAACTTTCTGCAGAGTGGGGGGGACTCCCTGAAGGCCGTGCGTTTGTGTGAAGACATCGGCGACGGTGTGGGAGCGTCCACGCCGCAGCTTCTGGAGGTGCTGCTGGACGGGACCTTCTCAGAGCTGTGGCGGCACGTCGCACTGCTGCTGGAGGGCTGCCCCCCAACATCACTTCCGGCCAAGAAGAGACATGCCGATCCCCCATCTGACGCGGCAGCCAAGAGGGAGCGGAAGCCAGCGGAGAGACGGGCCGTGAGAGTGGTGCAGCGAGCGGGTCGGGTGACGGGAATGAATGTGAGGACGGACACAAGGGAGACGCTGGGAGACGGTGGACGGAGGGGAACACAGTCACACAGAGCTGTGAAGGTGGAGCTCAGCCTGAGCTGGGCTTCAGACTCTGGCAGATGTGTGGACGCCTCCCCGATGCTCCTGGTTACTGACGGTGTGAGCGAGAGGcccgatggctgcaggaccaCCGTGTTTATTGGCTCCCACTCCCACAGGGTGCAGGCTCTAGACCTGGGTTCCGGCACTCTTCTGTGGGAGCGAGTCCTCGGGGACAGAGTGGAGGCCTCGGCTGCCACATCTTCCTGCGGCACGCTCGTTATCGTAG GCTGCTACGATGGCTGCATCTACTTCTTAAGCGCCGACTCTGGAGAGACCCGGTGGACGTTTAGGACGGGAGACGCCGTTAAGAGTTGTCCCGCTGTGGATGGCGTCGGCGGTCTGGTGTTTGCAGGCTCACATGATGGAAACGTTTACGCTCTGGACCCACAG GCTCAGCGGTGTGTTTGGAAGCGTCACtgtggcggcggcggcgtgtTTTCCTCCCCGCACCTGCACGATTCCCCGCGACAGCTGTACGTGGCGACCCTCGCAGGACGTCTGCTGAGCCTGAACCCC GACAGCGGAGACGAGTTGTGGTCATACCACAGAGGCGTCCCTTTCTTCTCGTCACCGAACAGCTCCTGCAGCGGCGTGGTGATCGGCTCGGTGGACGAAAACATCTGCTGCGTCGCACACACAGGAGAACTG CTGTGGCAGTGTCCCACACAGGGGCCGGTTTTCTCCTCTCCATGCTTCATCCGGGAACAACGAAAGCTTCTGTGCGGATCTCACGACGGCCGCCTGTACTGTCTGAGCGCCGCCGACGGCTCTGTAGTTTGGACTTTTCAAACTCCGGGCAGGGTGTACTCCTCTCCTTGTGTGTTTGATGGCTGCGGCGGGGGGGCCCTGGTGGCTCTCGCCTCCACAGACGGGACCGTCTGGATCCTGGAGGCAGAAAACGGACAGATGCTGGCCTCGCACGCTTTACCCGGGGAGCTGTTTTCATCCCCCGTAGTGTGGGCGGGCTGTCTCGTCATCGGGTGCCGCAATGATTATGTTTACGCTTTGAATTTGACTTATAAAGAGGACGCCTGA
- the ppat gene encoding amidophosphoribosyltransferase — MEFEASGIGEECGVFGCVAAGEWPTQLEVAQVLTLGLVALQHRGQESAGIVTSDGGNPPTYMSHKGMGLVNSAFPPEALLKLRHGNLGICHTRYSTTGISELLNCQPFVVDTLHGRIAVAHNGELVNSRALRTKVMRHGVGLSTCSDSELITQLLALTPPMEELDSPDWVARIKNLMTETPTSYSLLIMFKDVIYAVRDPYGNRPLCIGQLVPVSKLHSSGAGEEDTEGWVVSSESCSFQSIGAKYHREVLPGEIVRISKRGIETLNVVPRPEGDPPAFCIFEYVYFARPDSIFEGQMVYTVRQRCGRQLAIEAPTDVDLVSTVPESATPAALGYAQQAGLPYMEVLCKNRYVGRTFIQPNTRLRQLGVAKKFGVLTDNFAGKRVVLVDDSIVRGNTISPIIKLLREAGAKEVHIRVASPPIRFPCYMGINIPTKEELIANKPQFKDIAGYLGADSVEYLTVEGLVTAVQEGVAAMQDQMGSRKSRVGHCTACLTGKYPVELEW; from the exons GGGTCAGGAAAGCGCTGGGATTGTCACAAGTGATGGAGGCAATCCACCCACATACATGAGCCACAAG GGCATGGGACTGGTGAACAGCGCTTTCCCACCGGAGGCCCTCCTGAAGCTGCGCCACGGTAACCTTGGCATTTGTCACACGCGGTATTCGACCACTGGCATCTCTGAGCTGCTGAACTGCCAGCCTTTTGTGGTGGACACGCTGCATGGCAGGATCGCTGTGGCGCACAACGGCGAGCTGGTTAATTCTCGTGCATTGAGGACAAAG GTGATGCGCCACGGAGTCGGCCTCTCCACTTGTTCAGACAGCGAGCTCATTACTCAGCTGCTGGCCTTGACTCCGCCCATGGAGGAGCTTGACTCACCTGACTGGGTTGCCAG AATTAAAAACCTGATGACGGAAACGCCCACGTCGTACTCACTGCTGATCATGTTCAAAGATGTCATTTACGCCGTGCGGGACCCCTACGGGAATCGGCCCCTCTGCATCGGACAGCTTGTCCCCGTCTCTAAGCTTCACAGTTCAG GTGCAGGAGAGGAAGACACTGAGGGCTGGGTGGTGTCTTCAGAGTCCTGCAGCTTTCAGTCCATCGGTGCAAA GTATCACAGAGAGGTCCTGCCAGGAGAGATCGTCCGGATATCCAAACGCGGCATCGAAACTCTGAATGTTGTGCCCCGTCCTGAGGGAGACCCCCCTGCCTTCTGCATTTTTGAATACGTTTATTTTGCCAGACCAGATTCCATTTTTGAAG GACAGATGGTGTACACTGTGAGACAGCGCTGTGGTCGGCAGCTCGCCATCGAGGCTCCAACAGACGTAGACCTGGTCAGCACTGTGCCCGAATCTGCCACTCCTGCCGCCCTGGGCTATGCTCAGCAG GCTGGGCTTCCGTACATGGAGGTTCTGTGCAAGAACCGCTACGTTGGGAGAACATTCATTCAGCCAAACACGCGCCTGAGACAGCTGGGAGTGGCAAAGAAGTTTGGAGTTCTGACGGACAACTTTGCAGGGAAGCGTGTGGTGCTGGTGGATGACTCCATCGTCAGGGGCAACACGATCTCCCCCATCATTAAACTGCTGAGGGAAGCTGGTGCAAAAGAG GTTCACATCCGGGTGGCGTCTCCACCCATCAGGTTCCCGTGCTACATGGGGATCAACATTCCAACTAAGGAGGAGCTCATCGCCAACAAGCCTCAGTTTAAGGACATCGCTGGTTATCTCG GTGCCGACAGTGTGGAGTACTTGACTGTGGAGGGGCTGGTTACAGCCGTCCAGGAGGGGGTCGCAGCCATGCAGGACCAGATGGGCTCCAGAAAATCCAGAGTCGGCCACTGCACCGCCTGTCTGACGGGGAAATATCCAGTGGAGCTGGAATGGTAG